The DNA sequence ATAATCTTGAAAATCAATGGTTACTTCCTTCTTAAATTGTGGAAGATATAACAAAAGAATATTCTTATCCTGATGCTTTGTCCAACCACCATCATCAGGCTCATAGCCTTCTATTTCTTTTGCGTGTTTAAGGTTCAACTGCCTCACCTCATGACGTGAATACTTGTATTTTCCATTTTACCCGATCTCTCGTATAAATTGTATTAATTCCACTAAAATCTTTTTAATTGACATATAAAATGTATATAATCACAATAAGCAAAACATTAAAGGACGTGTACGACATGAAAGTAGATGTAATTGTAATTGGGGGAGGCCCCTCCGGCTTAATGGCTTCGATTGCCGCAGCCAAGCAAGGAGTTAAAGTATTATTACTAGACAAAGGAGACAAGCTAGGAAGAAAACTTGCGATTTCAGGTGGAGGACGTTGCAATGTCACTAACCGAATGGACCAAGCAGAGCTTATTGCTCACATCCCCGGCAATGGACGATTCATGCACAGTCCTTTCTCTGTGTTTAATAATGAAAATATCATTACTTTCTTTGAAAACTTGGGAATCGAGTTAAAAGAAGAAGACCGCGGCAGAATGTTTCCTGTAACGGATAAAGCAACGACCGTTGTTGAGACGCTTCTCCGAAAAGTGAAAGAACTAGGGGTCATCATCCGAACCAATACTGCCGTTAAAAAAGTTCATTTTGATGAGGAGAAAGTGAAAGGGGTCACTGTGATGTCAGGGGAACGAATTGATGCGACTTCCGTCATTATAGCGACAGGCGGTAAAAGTGTACCTCAAACCGGTTCTACTGGCGATGGCTATCCATGGGCAAAACAAGCTGGACATACGATTACTGAGTTGTATCCGACAGAAGTACCGATTACATCAAATGAACCGTTTATACGTAAGAAAGTACTCCAAGGACTTTCTTTGCGTGATATTGAACTCTCTGTCTTAAATCCTAAAGGAAAACGAATTAAAACACATGATGGAGATATGATATTTACGCATTTTGGGATATCAGGTCCTACTGCGTTACGTTGCAGTCAATATGTCGTAAAGGCTTTAAAGAAATTTGATACCTCAACGATAGATATGGTCATTGACTCTATGCCTAAGCAATCGGAAGAACAACTTTTTCAGACCATACGAAAAATGCTTACTTATGAACCAAAAAAAGCGTTAAAAACAATAACAAAAGGCCTTATTCCAGAACGATTATTGCATTTCTTCTTTGAAAGGTTACAGCTAGACCCAACGAAAGCAGGGGCATCAGTATCAAATGAAGAAGTACGCTCACTTGCCAACA is a window from the Bacillus alkalicellulosilyticus genome containing:
- a CDS encoding NAD(P)/FAD-dependent oxidoreductase, with the translated sequence MKVDVIVIGGGPSGLMASIAAAKQGVKVLLLDKGDKLGRKLAISGGGRCNVTNRMDQAELIAHIPGNGRFMHSPFSVFNNENIITFFENLGIELKEEDRGRMFPVTDKATTVVETLLRKVKELGVIIRTNTAVKKVHFDEEKVKGVTVMSGERIDATSVIIATGGKSVPQTGSTGDGYPWAKQAGHTITELYPTEVPITSNEPFIRKKVLQGLSLRDIELSVLNPKGKRIKTHDGDMIFTHFGISGPTALRCSQYVVKALKKFDTSTIDMVIDSMPKQSEEQLFQTIRKMLTYEPKKALKTITKGLIPERLLHFFFERLQLDPTKAGASVSNEEVRSLANIIKEFRFAVTGTLSIEKAFVTGGGVSVKEIHPKTMESKKKSGLFFCGEVVDIHGYTGGYNITVAFSTGFTAGKAAGEKSKHVYEL